GGGACCGACTGTTCGCGCTCGTGCGCGAGAAGCGGGCGCAGCGGGTGCTGCTCGTCACGGGCGACCAGCACTACGCGGAAGTCTGCCGCCGGCGCGGCTCGTTCGGGTACGACGCGATCGAGCTGCAGTTCGCGGGGATCAACCAGACCGAGAAGCCCGAGTTCAACCCGTTCCGCGTCTCGCCCTGCGCGACGGCGCTGCACAGCGACGCGATGATCGACATCCGCTGGGACGCCGACGACTACGAGCCGGCGCACGTGCTCTTCCGCGTCTTTAACAGCAGCACCGGGCAGGTCGAGATCGCGTACCGCGTGAACTTCTCGGAGATCGAGGCTGGCTCGGCGGCGAGCGGCGGGAAGTAACACCGGCGGGCCCGGCCCACGCGTTCCCATACAGTGCGCCGTGCGTACCCGCGACCGGCGCCCGGAACTGATGGACGATCCGGGCATCGACCCTGCCGAACACCGCCGGGCGCTGCGGGCCCTCTCACGTCTGAACGCTGTTTCGGGCGTGGCCTCGTCGATCCGCCCGCACCTCCTCGAGCTCGCCGCCCGCCACCGGCCCGTGCGATGGCTCGACGTGGCGACCGGCGCGGGCGACATCCCCGTCGCAGTCGGGGCGTGGTGCGCCCGGCGGGGCATCGCGCTCGACGCGCACGCGTGCGACATCTCGCCCGTAGCGCTCTCGCACGCGTCGCGGCGCGCGCAGGACGTCGGGGTTTCACTCACATTCCATGAGGCCGACGCAATCCGGGGTGAACTGCCGGAGGGCTTTCACCTGGCGACGTGCAACCTGTTCCTGCACCATGTCGACGAGGCGGACGTCGTCCGTGTGCTGCGAGCGCTTGCTCGCAGCGGCGCGCGGGTGCTCGTGAACGACCTGCGCCGCACGCGGCTCGGGCTGGCGTTGGCGTGGGCGGCGTCGCGCGTCGGCACGCGCTCGCGGGTGGTGCACATCGACGCCGTGCGATCGGTGCGCGGGGCGTTCACGTCGCGCGAACTGGGCGCGATGGCGGACGAGGCGGGAATGCGGGGGCATCGCATCCGCCATGTCTGGCCGCAGCGAATGCAACTGGAGTGGAACCGCCCGTCATGACCCTCGCCCCCTCGATGTCGCCCGCCGTGCCCACGTCGGTCGAGGCCACGCCGCTCGAGCACGCCGCCATGCAACGGTGGGACGCGATTGTCATCGGCGCTGGCCCGGCGGGCGCGCTCGCGGCGGTGCACCTGGCCCGCGCGGGCGCGCGCACGCTGCTCATCAACCGCGATCCGCTGCCCCGGCGCAAGGTCTGCGGCGGGTGCCTGTCCGACGCCGGCGCCGCGCTGGTGCGTGAGGCGTGCGGGCCGGACGCGCTGCGCGACCATCCCACGCTCGGCGAGTTCGCGCTGCGCGTGCGAGGCCGCTCGCTGCGCGCGACGGTGACGCCCTTCGTGTCGATCCCTCGCGCGGACCTGGACGCGTGCGTGGCCGGCGCGGCGGTGCGCGCGGGCGCGACGTTCGTCGTCGCGCGGGCGCGCTGCATCGCGACGGGCGTCGTCGAGGCCGACGACGGCGCCGGCGTGCATGCCCTGCGAGGCGGCGTGGTGATCGCGGCCGACGGGCTGGCGGGGTCATCCCTTTCGCACGACCCCCGATTCGCGTGGCGCGTCGCGCGCGGGCCACGCGTGGGGCTGGGCGCGATCGCGCCAGCGGACGGCCTTCCCGTGCGGGACGGCGCGATCACCATGCTGTGCGCCCGCGCGGGCTACGTCGGCATCGCGCCGCTGCGCGACGGGCGCGCATCGGTCGCGGCGGCGGTCAACCCCGCCACGATCCGCGCCCGCGGGCCCGCCGGGGCGCTCGGCGCCATCGCCGCGTCGTGCGGCGTGGACCCCGCGCCGTTCGAACGCCTGACGCTCGCCGGCACGCCCGCGCTCACCCGCATGCGCCGGCGCGTCGAGGGCGACCGGCTGCTCCTGGTCGGCGACGCCGCGGGCTACGTCGAGCCCTTCACCGGCGAGGGCATGACCTGGGCGCTGCGGTGCGGGGCGGCGTGCGTGCCCGTGGCGCTCGAGATGCTGCACGCCCGCGCCCCGGCGGGCGCGTGGACCTCGCACCTGCGCCGCCTGCTCGCCCCTGCGCGCCTTCGCTGCCGGGTGGTGTCATTGGGCGTGCGCAGCGCGCCGGTCCTGGCCGGCGTCGTGCACGCCGCGGGCGCCGTGGCGCCGGGGATCGTCAACGCGATCGCGCGGCGTATGTCGCGACCGGTGTTCATGGGCGCGCTCGCGGGGACGCGCGGGTGACGGCCACCCTGCGAGCGATCGGGACGTGCGTGCCCGAGCACGCGCTCACGCGCGCCGAGGCCGCGCGACTGGCGGGCGAGATCTCCGGCGCCGACGAGCGCCGCGCGCGGATGCTGCGCGCCCTGGCCGACCGAACGGGGATCGACCGTCGCGGGCTGACGATCGCCGACGGCACGGGCGGGCAGTCGTTCTACCGCGCGGGGCGCCCGCCGACCACGGGCGAGCGCATGGAGGCCTACCGCGGGGCGAGCCTGGGCATGGCCGAGCCGGCGTGCCGCGACGCGCTGCGGCGTGCGGGCGTCGACGCCTCGTCCGTCACGCACGTCGTGGTCGCGTCGTGCACCGGGTTCGGCGCGCCGGGGATCGACCAGGCGCTGATGCGCGGGCTCGGCATTCCGCGCGACGCGCGACGCACGATCGTCGGGTTCATGGGGTGCCACGGCGCGATCAACGCCCTGGCCGTGGGCGCCGCGTTCACGCACGCCGACCCCGACGCCGTCGTGCTCGTGTGCGCGGTCGAGGTCTGCGGGCTGCACTTCTCGTTCGACGATGAGCCCGATCATGTCCTCGCCAACACGCTCTTCGCCGACGGCGCCGCGGCCGCAATCCTCACCGGGCGCCCCGCGCCGGGATGCCCGCACATCTGTTCGACCGCCAGCGTGCTCATCCCGGATTCACACACCCTCATGCGCTGGGACATCGGCGACCACGGCTTTCGGATGCGGCTGTCGCCCAAGGTGCCCGACGTGCTCGCGACCCACGTCCCCGCCTGGATCGACGGCGTGCTGCGCGACCGAGGCCTCGCCCGCGCGGACGTCGGCGGGTGGGCGATCCACCCGGGCGGCCCGCGCATCGTCGACGTGCTGCGAGAATCGCTCGGGCTCCGCGACGATCAGGTCGAGCCCTCACGCAAGGTGCTCCGCAGCCACGGGAACATGTCGTCCGCGACGGTGCTGTTCATCTTGCGCGACCTCTGGGCGCGCGACGCCGCCACGCCCTGGGTCGGCATGGCGTTCGGCCCCGGGCTCGCGGGCGAGGCGGTCGTGCTCGGCGCGCCACAGAAGGCGAGTGCTCCCTGAAGAGCACCCGCCTGCGGCGTGGTGAGTCAACTGCGGACCGTGGGGTCCGCTCAATAGCGGTAGTGGTCGGGCTTGTACGGGCCGTCCTTCGGCACGCCGAGGTACGACGCCTGGTCGTCGCGGAGCGTGGTGAGGCGCACGCCGAGCTTCTCGAGGTGCAGGCGGGCGACCATCTCGTCGAGCTTCTTGGGCAGCGTGTAGACCTTGCCCGTCTCGTACTTGATGCCGGCCATCGTCGGCTTGCCCTGCGCGTTCGCCCACAGGTCCATCTGCGCGACGACCTGGTTCGTGAACGACGCGGACATCACGAACGAGGGGTGCCCGGTGGCGCAGCCCAGGTTCATCAGGCGGCCCTCGGCGAGGATGAGGATCGACTTCTCGCGCCCGCCCGCTCCGGCGGCGGGGAAGACGAACTCGTCGTACTGGGGCTTGATGTTCACGCGCTTCACGCCCGGGTGCTTCGCCAGCCCGGCCATGTCGATCTCGTTGTCGAAGTGCCCGATGTTCGCGACGATCGCCTTGTCCTTCATCGCGCGCATGTGGTCGACGGTGATCACGTTTCTGTTGCCCGTGGCGGTGATGAAGATGTCCGCCGTGCCCAGCACGTCCTCGAGCGTCACGACCTGGTACCCCTCCATGGCGGCCTGGAGCGCGCAGATCGGGTCGATCTCCGTCACCACCACGCGGGCGCCCTGGCCCTTGAGCGCCTGGCAGCAGCCCTTGCCCACGTCGCCGTAGCCCAGCACGACCGCGACCTTTCCGCTCAGCATCACGTCGGTCGCGCGGTTGAGCCCGTCGACCAGCGAGTGCCGGCAGCCGTAGAGGTTGTCGAACTTGCTCTTGGTGGCGCTGTCGTTCACGTTGATCGCGGGGAACATGAGCTTCCCGCTCTTCTGCATGTCGTAGAGGCGGTGCACGCCGGTGGTGGTCTCTTCCGACACGCCCTTGATGCCCTGGATGACGCGCGTCCAGCGCCCGGGCTTGTTCGCCTGGTCCTGGCGGAGGAGTTTGAGGATCACGCCCCACTCCTCGGGGTCGTTGGCCTCGTCGAACGCGGGCACCTTGCCGGCGCCCTCGAACTCAAAGCCCTTGTGCACGAGCAGCGTGGCGTCGCCCCCGTCGTCGAGGAGCATGTTGGGCCCCTGCCCGCCGGCGAAGTTGAAGATCTGGTCGGTGCACCACCAGTACTCGTCCAGCGTCTCGCCCTTCCAGGCGAAGACGGGCGTCCCGCGCGGGGCCTCGGGAGTGCCGTGCCGCCCCACCGCGACCGCGGCGGCGGCGGAGTCCTGCGTGCTGAAGATGTTGCACGACGCCCAGCGCACGTCCGCGCCGAGCTCGACGAGCGTCTCGATCAGCACCGCCGTCTGCACGGTCATGTGCAGCGAGCCGGCGATGCGGGCGCCCGCGAGGGGCTTGCCCGGGCCGTACTTCTCGCGGAGCGCCATCAGCCCGGGCATCTCGTGCTCGGCAAGGCGGATCTCGTGGCGCCCGAGCGTGGCGAGCGACAGGTCGCGCACCTTGAAGTCGGGCGCGTCGGTGCGAACGGTGGAGGGCGTCACGGGCTTGGCGGCTGCGGTGGTCATTCGTGTCTCCGTTGCGGCGTCGCACGCCGCGGTTCGATGGGTGATTCGTCCGACCGGATCTCTCCGGTGCTTCGTCTGTCGTGCGCTTCGGATTCCCTGCCTACTTCACTCGTCCCGTGGCGGCGAACAACCCGGGACCCTTGGCGCCCGGATCGCCCGGGAGTTCGTGGTACACGCAATCGGCGAACCCCGCCGCCTGCATCAGCCCCAGGATCTCCTCGCGCGAGAATCCCAGCTTCTTGTGCCCCATCAGGCGGCGGTATTCCTCACGCTCGTGCTCGATCATGTCCACGATGAGCACCTTCCCGCCCGATCGCTCCCGACGCAGGATCCGCCGGATCTCCGCCAGCGCCTGGTCCGGGTGATCGATGTGGTGCAGCACCAGCACGCAGACCGCGGCGTCGACGCACGCGTCGGGCAGCCCGGTTTGCTCGAGCCCCGCCTCGACAAAGTCCACGTTCGCCACGTGATCAAGACGCTTGCGGGCCGCGTCCAGCATCGGGCCCGACAGATCCACCGCGTACACGCGCTCCACGAACGGCGCGAGAAACTCCGACGCGTTCCCCGTCCCGCAGCCCAGGTCGGCGATGACCCAGTCGCGGTGGATGAGGCTCAGCAGCGCCACGCTCGTGAACCGCCCGCCGAAGAGCTCGGCCCGCAGCGTGTCCCACTCGCCCGCGTGACGCCCGAAAAACGCCTGACTGTCCGTTCGCCGCTCGGCCAGCACGCCCTTGAGGCGGCGGAGATCGTCGGCCAGATCGGCATCGCCCCCGATCTGATCGCGCACCGCCGACCACAGCGTGCGCGCCTCGGGCGACAACTCGTCGGGCACGAGGCTGAAGTAGCTCGCCGTGCCCTCCTGCCGCCGCACCAGCCAGCCCGCGTCGGCCAGGGTCTTGAGGTGCCGGCTCACCGTCGATTGCGGGAGCTGCAGCACCTGGGCGATCTCGCCCACCGACAGCTCCTGCATCTCCACAAGGCGCAGCAGACGCAGCCGCGCAACCTCGCTGAGCGAGGCGAGCCGGTCAAGCAGAGATGATTCGCGGCGGGCTTTCATCCGTGTATCCGGATGAAGCGTAGAACGCCCCCCACGCTTGTCAAGCGCCCTGGCGGATTATCGCGCTCCGGTGCTCAACTCCCGAAGTTCCTCTGGCGGGATCCCGAAGGTCGGTCCGGGAACCTCGCCCAGGCGGCGGGCCTCCTCGATGATCTCCGGGTTATCGGGGTTCAGGAAGTACGCCATCCGCAGCCGCCGCACCTGCCGCGGGCGATCGTTGATCGCGCCGTAGAAGTCGGCGATCTCGCGCTGCACCTGCCACGAGCGGCCCTGGTCGAGCTTCGACGCCGTCAGCAGCGCTTGGCGGGCCTCGTCGAGGTTGCCCAGGCGCGTGGCGTAGCGGGCCTGGCGGAGGAAATCGAACACGCGCCCGCGCTCGGTCGTGGCCCGCGCCAGCAGCACCTGCAGCGCCTCGCGCTCGCCCGCCTGGTACATCGCCTCGGCCAGCGCGTCGGTGTAGTCGTCGCGCAGCGGGAAGACGTCGGTGCAAATGGTGAGTTGCTCGATGGCCTCGCGAGGCTGGCCGGAACGGATCAGCGCCACGCCGTAGCGGTACCGGGCCTCGACCGCCTCGGGGCGACGATCGACATACGTCGCGTAGTCGGGCACCGCCTCGGCGTAGTTCTGCCGCCCGAAGTTGTCGTCGGCGTCGGCGAGCACCTTGTGCAGCGGGCGACCTTTCGCGCAGCCGCCCA
Above is a window of Planctomycetota bacterium DNA encoding:
- a CDS encoding type III polyketide synthase, which encodes MTATLRAIGTCVPEHALTRAEAARLAGEISGADERRARMLRALADRTGIDRRGLTIADGTGGQSFYRAGRPPTTGERMEAYRGASLGMAEPACRDALRRAGVDASSVTHVVVASCTGFGAPGIDQALMRGLGIPRDARRTIVGFMGCHGAINALAVGAAFTHADPDAVVLVCAVEVCGLHFSFDDEPDHVLANTLFADGAAAAILTGRPAPGCPHICSTASVLIPDSHTLMRWDIGDHGFRMRLSPKVPDVLATHVPAWIDGVLRDRGLARADVGGWAIHPGGPRIVDVLRESLGLRDDQVEPSRKVLRSHGNMSSATVLFILRDLWARDAATPWVGMAFGPGLAGEAVVLGAPQKASAP
- the ahcY gene encoding adenosylhomocysteinase translates to MTTAAAKPVTPSTVRTDAPDFKVRDLSLATLGRHEIRLAEHEMPGLMALREKYGPGKPLAGARIAGSLHMTVQTAVLIETLVELGADVRWASCNIFSTQDSAAAAVAVGRHGTPEAPRGTPVFAWKGETLDEYWWCTDQIFNFAGGQGPNMLLDDGGDATLLVHKGFEFEGAGKVPAFDEANDPEEWGVILKLLRQDQANKPGRWTRVIQGIKGVSEETTTGVHRLYDMQKSGKLMFPAINVNDSATKSKFDNLYGCRHSLVDGLNRATDVMLSGKVAVVLGYGDVGKGCCQALKGQGARVVVTEIDPICALQAAMEGYQVVTLEDVLGTADIFITATGNRNVITVDHMRAMKDKAIVANIGHFDNEIDMAGLAKHPGVKRVNIKPQYDEFVFPAAGAGGREKSILILAEGRLMNLGCATGHPSFVMSASFTNQVVAQMDLWANAQGKPTMAGIKYETGKVYTLPKKLDEMVARLHLEKLGVRLTTLRDDQASYLGVPKDGPYKPDHYRY
- a CDS encoding metalloregulator ArsR/SmtB family transcription factor, giving the protein MKARRESSLLDRLASLSEVARLRLLRLVEMQELSVGEIAQVLQLPQSTVSRHLKTLADAGWLVRRQEGTASYFSLVPDELSPEARTLWSAVRDQIGGDADLADDLRRLKGVLAERRTDSQAFFGRHAGEWDTLRAELFGGRFTSVALLSLIHRDWVIADLGCGTGNASEFLAPFVERVYAVDLSGPMLDAARKRLDHVANVDFVEAGLEQTGLPDACVDAAVCVLVLHHIDHPDQALAEIRRILRRERSGGKVLIVDMIEHEREEYRRLMGHKKLGFSREEILGLMQAAGFADCVYHELPGDPGAKGPGLFAATGRVK
- a CDS encoding FAD-dependent monooxygenase; the protein is MTLAPSMSPAVPTSVEATPLEHAAMQRWDAIVIGAGPAGALAAVHLARAGARTLLINRDPLPRRKVCGGCLSDAGAALVREACGPDALRDHPTLGEFALRVRGRSLRATVTPFVSIPRADLDACVAGAAVRAGATFVVARARCIATGVVEADDGAGVHALRGGVVIAADGLAGSSLSHDPRFAWRVARGPRVGLGAIAPADGLPVRDGAITMLCARAGYVGIAPLRDGRASVAAAVNPATIRARGPAGALGAIAASCGVDPAPFERLTLAGTPALTRMRRRVEGDRLLLVGDAAGYVEPFTGEGMTWALRCGAACVPVALEMLHARAPAGAWTSHLRRLLAPARLRCRVVSLGVRSAPVLAGVVHAAGAVAPGIVNAIARRMSRPVFMGALAGTRG
- a CDS encoding methyltransferase domain-containing protein — protein: MRTRDRRPELMDDPGIDPAEHRRALRALSRLNAVSGVASSIRPHLLELAARHRPVRWLDVATGAGDIPVAVGAWCARRGIALDAHACDISPVALSHASRRAQDVGVSLTFHEADAIRGELPEGFHLATCNLFLHHVDEADVVRVLRALARSGARVLVNDLRRTRLGLALAWAASRVGTRSRVVHIDAVRSVRGAFTSRELGAMADEAGMRGHRIRHVWPQRMQLEWNRPS
- a CDS encoding tetratricopeptide repeat protein, whose translation is MPIPRFTACSGRSARLAALAVCLPLAGLLALGGCAKGRPLHKVLADADDNFGRQNYAEAVPDYATYVDRRPEAVEARYRYGVALIRSGQPREAIEQLTICTDVFPLRDDYTDALAEAMYQAGEREALQVLLARATTERGRVFDFLRQARYATRLGNLDEARQALLTASKLDQGRSWQVQREIADFYGAINDRPRQVRRLRMAYFLNPDNPEIIEEARRLGEVPGPTFGIPPEELRELSTGAR